One genomic segment of Pyruvatibacter mobilis includes these proteins:
- a CDS encoding FtsK/SpoIIIE family DNA translocase: MRLAVTISSAVTTAIGMIPPAVRDFLRDRTNEAMGIAALFAAGWAALALASWNPADPSLNHATTVEPQNWLGTDGALAADLMLQAVGLAAAVPVIILAVWGTRLLIHLEIERIGLRLLAVIGATLGLAFATSLFDLSILSGAGGAAGALLLSATNAVAGDVVAPVIALLAGAAGLVLAGWAMPVTVEQVAQAAPWAVALTREAAWRARPLTHAAAGAALTAGDWITSPFRRREVDDDDYYEERRREPVFGQRQREDDTPVTRAPVGIAGPDASGTAPKRVTRITKPKRESKRAAAERQPTLDLVPSEDYELPPLGLLTPPKEGQTELISDEALQQNARILEGVLEDFGIRGEIIEVRPGPVVTMYELQPAPGIKSSRVIGLADDIARSMSAVSARVAVVPGRNVIGIELPNAKRETVFLRELLSSADYEATSTNLGLALGKDISGEAVISDLARMPHLLIAGTTGSGKSVGINTMILSLLYRLPPDKCKLILIDPKMLELSVYDGIPHLLSPVVTDPKKAVVALKWVVREMEDRYKTMAKLGVRNIEGYNNRVAEALEDGEMLTRTVQTGFDPETGSPVYEDEEMEPTPMPFIVVVVDEMADLMMVAGKEIEGAVQRLAQMARAAGIHMITATQRPSVDVITGTIKANFPTRISFQVTSKIDSRTILGEQGAEQLLGQGDMLFMAGGGRIRRVHGPFVSDDEVEQVVRFLKEQGAPQYLEQITAEPEDGGDSLFGTGVEDGSGDELYDKAIAVVASDKRASTSYIQRKLQIGYNRAARIIERMEEEGIVSAPNHAGKREVLIGEIGSGDHAY, from the coding sequence GCGACTTCCTGCGCGACCGCACCAACGAAGCGATGGGCATCGCCGCCCTGTTTGCCGCCGGATGGGCCGCCCTGGCCCTGGCTTCCTGGAACCCGGCCGATCCAAGCCTCAACCACGCCACCACCGTTGAGCCGCAAAATTGGCTCGGCACCGATGGCGCACTCGCGGCTGACCTGATGCTGCAGGCGGTGGGCCTCGCAGCCGCTGTTCCCGTAATCATCCTCGCGGTCTGGGGCACCCGCCTGCTGATCCATCTGGAGATCGAGCGCATCGGCCTCAGGCTTCTGGCCGTCATCGGTGCAACCCTCGGCCTGGCCTTCGCCACGTCCCTGTTTGACCTCTCCATCCTATCCGGCGCGGGCGGCGCGGCGGGTGCGCTGCTGCTCTCGGCCACCAATGCCGTCGCCGGGGATGTTGTCGCACCCGTCATCGCGCTGCTTGCCGGTGCCGCCGGGCTGGTACTCGCCGGCTGGGCCATGCCCGTGACCGTGGAGCAGGTGGCCCAGGCAGCGCCCTGGGCCGTGGCCTTGACCCGCGAAGCCGCCTGGCGTGCCCGCCCTCTGACCCATGCTGCCGCAGGTGCCGCCCTCACCGCCGGTGACTGGATCACCAGCCCCTTCCGCCGCCGCGAGGTGGACGACGACGACTATTACGAAGAGCGCCGGCGCGAACCCGTCTTCGGCCAGCGTCAGCGCGAGGACGACACGCCGGTCACTCGGGCCCCCGTGGGCATCGCCGGACCGGATGCGTCAGGCACGGCGCCAAAACGGGTGACCCGCATCACCAAGCCGAAGCGCGAAAGCAAACGCGCCGCAGCCGAACGCCAGCCGACCCTGGACCTCGTCCCCAGCGAAGACTACGAGCTGCCGCCGCTGGGGCTGCTTACCCCGCCCAAGGAAGGCCAGACCGAACTCATCTCCGACGAGGCCCTGCAACAGAATGCGCGCATCCTTGAAGGGGTGCTGGAGGATTTCGGCATTCGTGGCGAGATCATCGAGGTGCGCCCCGGACCCGTCGTCACCATGTATGAGCTGCAGCCCGCGCCGGGCATCAAGTCCAGCCGCGTGATCGGCCTTGCAGACGACATTGCCCGCTCCATGAGCGCCGTGTCCGCTCGCGTAGCCGTTGTGCCGGGCCGCAACGTCATCGGCATCGAGCTGCCCAACGCCAAGCGCGAGACCGTGTTCCTGCGCGAACTCCTGTCCTCCGCTGACTACGAAGCCACGTCCACCAATCTGGGTCTTGCCCTGGGCAAGGACATCTCCGGCGAAGCCGTGATCAGCGACCTCGCCCGCATGCCCCATCTTCTGATTGCCGGTACCACCGGCTCGGGCAAGTCGGTGGGCATCAACACCATGATCCTGTCGCTGCTCTACCGGCTGCCGCCGGACAAGTGCAAGCTGATCCTGATCGATCCGAAGATGCTGGAATTGTCCGTATACGACGGTATTCCGCACCTCCTCTCCCCCGTCGTGACCGATCCGAAGAAGGCCGTGGTGGCGCTCAAATGGGTCGTCCGCGAAATGGAGGACCGCTACAAGACCATGGCCAAGCTCGGTGTGCGCAACATCGAGGGCTACAACAACCGGGTCGCCGAAGCGCTGGAAGACGGCGAGATGCTGACCCGCACCGTGCAGACGGGCTTCGACCCCGAGACCGGCTCCCCCGTCTATGAGGACGAGGAGATGGAGCCCACCCCCATGCCCTTCATCGTGGTGGTGGTCGACGAAATGGCCGACCTGATGATGGTCGCCGGCAAGGAGATCGAAGGCGCCGTCCAGCGCCTGGCACAAATGGCGCGCGCGGCAGGCATCCACATGATCACCGCCACCCAGCGCCCCTCGGTGGATGTCATCACCGGCACCATCAAGGCCAACTTCCCCACCCGCATCTCCTTCCAGGTCACCTCCAAGATCGACAGCCGCACCATTCTGGGCGAACAGGGCGCCGAACAGCTCCTCGGTCAGGGCGACATGCTGTTCATGGCCGGCGGCGGCCGCATCCGCCGCGTGCACGGCCCCTTCGTGTCGGACGACGAGGTCGAACAGGTGGTGCGCTTCCTCAAGGAACAGGGCGCACCGCAATATCTGGAGCAGATCACCGCCGAGCCGGAAGATGGCGGCGACAGCCTGTTCGGCACAGGTGTGGAAGATGGATCAGGCGACGAGCTCTACGACAAGGCCATCGCCGTTGTTGCCTCCGACAAGCGGGCCTCGACCAGCTACATTCAGCGAAAGCTGCAGATCGGCTATAACCGCGCTGCCCGGATCATCGAGCGCATGGAAGAGGAAGGCATCGTCTCCGCCCCCAACCATGCGGGCAAACGCGAAGTGCTGATTGGCGAAATCGGCTCGGGCGATCACGCTTACTGA
- a CDS encoding response regulator transcription factor: MSNIRKILLVDDDDALRDSLAEQLDLHQEFEVTSCDKGADAVKLAKDAHVDLILLDVGLPDMDGREVCRLLRSQGVKCPIVMLTGHDSDADTILGLDSGANDYVTKPFRFGVLLARIRAQLRQHEQSEDAVFKIGPYTFKPAAKLLLEEEANKKVRLTEKETSILKYLYRSGDRVVGRDVLLHEVWGYNAGVTTHTLETHIYRLRQKIEADPSNAEILVTETGGYRLVP; encoded by the coding sequence ATGAGCAATATCCGAAAGATCCTGCTGGTCGATGATGACGACGCCCTGCGCGACTCGCTGGCCGAGCAGCTCGATCTGCATCAGGAATTCGAAGTCACCAGCTGCGACAAGGGCGCGGACGCGGTGAAGCTGGCCAAGGACGCGCACGTGGACCTCATCCTGCTGGATGTGGGCTTGCCGGATATGGACGGGCGTGAAGTCTGTCGTCTGCTGCGTAGCCAGGGCGTGAAGTGCCCGATCGTCATGCTTACCGGGCATGATTCCGATGCCGATACGATTCTGGGCCTCGACTCCGGCGCCAATGACTATGTCACCAAGCCGTTCCGCTTTGGTGTGTTGCTGGCGCGGATCCGCGCCCAGTTGCGGCAGCATGAGCAGAGCGAGGACGCCGTCTTCAAGATCGGTCCCTATACCTTCAAGCCCGCAGCCAAGCTGCTGCTGGAGGAGGAGGCCAACAAGAAGGTGCGGCTGACCGAGAAGGAAACCTCGATCCTCAAATATCTCTACCGCTCAGGTGACCGGGTGGTGGGCCGCGACGTGTTGCTGCACGAAGTCTGGGGTTACAATGCGGGTGTCACCACCCACACGCTTGAGACCCATATCTATCGCCTGCGTCAGAAGATCGAGGCCGACCCGTCCAACGCGGAAATCCTCGTGACCGAGACCGGCGGGTATCGCCTGGTGCCGTGA
- a CDS encoding thiamine phosphate synthase: protein MTDEMAQGLAADLAHLIPAGSILCLRDYDHPDRAALAKDLARICRKQSLRLLIGGDVDLALEVNAFGVHVPEGLWRGRRGQIRKARAGGLRVTTAVHSSAAARAVMSGPLVADAVTLSPVFETKSHPGAHTLGPLGLSKLLQEVAPLPAYALGGIHTGNARHAMACAGSWPNLVGVAGIRFQP from the coding sequence ATGACCGACGAGATGGCCCAGGGACTGGCAGCAGATCTGGCCCATCTTATCCCCGCAGGATCGATCCTATGCCTGAGGGACTACGATCATCCGGACCGGGCCGCACTGGCCAAGGATCTGGCCAGGATCTGCCGCAAGCAATCCCTGCGACTACTGATCGGTGGGGACGTCGACCTGGCCCTTGAGGTCAACGCCTTCGGTGTCCATGTGCCCGAAGGCCTATGGCGAGGGCGGAGGGGGCAGATACGGAAGGCACGCGCCGGAGGCTTGCGGGTCACGACGGCTGTCCATTCTTCGGCGGCAGCCCGTGCAGTCATGTCCGGCCCTCTGGTTGCGGACGCTGTGACCCTGTCACCCGTTTTTGAGACGAAAAGCCATCCCGGCGCACACACGCTGGGGCCCCTCGGTCTGTCGAAACTCCTGCAAGAAGTCGCACCGCTGCCCGCCTATGCTCTTGGTGGCATTCACACAGGCAATGCCCGGCACGCCATGGCCTGCGCAGGCAGCTGGCCGAACCTTGTTGGGGTGGCCGGGATCAGATTTCAGCCCTGA
- a CDS encoding LolA family protein yields the protein MSGTRAANGRRHETTPVPACCSRSTNLTKEPLMYRSLFAAVTICLGLAAAPALIAPAVAQIVSREPLVLDAAQKAEVARVNSYLNKLRYMSGRFLQINPDGVLSEGSFYLARPGRARFDYDEEELVVVARGQKLMIKEGSFVTNELPLDGTPLKVLLGREVDITRDARVIGVDSRAGTLALTIEDPEAPELGHVTMIFTGADPELQRWIVTDSQGLRTTVSLTEIGYPATLDGELFELHSESSTLRGRQN from the coding sequence ATGTCCGGCACGCGAGCCGCCAATGGCAGGCGCCATGAAACCACCCCGGTGCCCGCGTGTTGTTCCCGCTCGACCAATCTGACCAAAGAGCCGCTTATGTATCGCTCCCTGTTTGCCGCCGTGACCATCTGCCTTGGCCTTGCCGCGGCGCCGGCGCTGATCGCCCCTGCCGTAGCCCAGATCGTCAGCCGCGAGCCCCTGGTACTCGATGCCGCGCAGAAGGCCGAGGTGGCCCGGGTCAATTCCTATCTCAACAAGCTGCGCTACATGTCCGGCCGCTTCCTGCAGATCAACCCGGACGGCGTGCTGAGCGAGGGGTCGTTCTATCTGGCGCGTCCCGGCCGGGCCCGCTTCGACTATGACGAAGAAGAGCTGGTGGTCGTGGCCCGCGGCCAGAAGCTGATGATCAAGGAAGGCAGCTTCGTCACCAACGAGCTGCCCCTGGACGGGACGCCCCTCAAGGTGCTGCTGGGCCGCGAGGTAGACATCACCCGCGATGCGCGGGTCATCGGCGTCGACAGCCGGGCCGGCACGCTGGCCCTCACCATCGAGGACCCCGAGGCGCCTGAACTCGGCCATGTGACCATGATCTTCACAGGCGCTGATCCGGAATTGCAGCGCTGGATCGTCACCGACAGCCAGGGCCTCCGGACCACGGTGTCACTGACCGAGATCGGCTATCCGGCCACCCTGGACGGCGAGCTATTCGAACTGCACTCGGAAAGCTCAACCCTGCGCGGCCGCCAGAACTAG
- a CDS encoding acyl-CoA thioesterase yields MAEHEWDHPDPFVTPFKVTDADIDDFGHVNNAVYVRWINDGAWAHSKSLGLDFDSYRRLDAGVVVVRHEIDYISSAMPGETALVATWVSSNDRRLRLSRRFQIRDEASGRTLARARTGFAIIKLSTGRACRMPQEFADGYPIMWPCD; encoded by the coding sequence ATGGCCGAGCATGAGTGGGATCACCCGGACCCCTTCGTGACCCCCTTCAAGGTGACAGACGCGGACATCGATGATTTCGGCCATGTGAACAACGCCGTCTATGTCCGTTGGATCAATGACGGTGCCTGGGCGCATTCAAAATCCCTCGGCCTTGATTTCGACAGCTACCGCAGGCTCGATGCCGGCGTGGTCGTGGTCCGCCACGAGATCGATTACATCAGCTCCGCCATGCCGGGCGAAACCGCCCTTGTGGCAACCTGGGTATCATCCAATGACCGGCGGCTGCGCCTGAGCCGCCGCTTCCAGATCCGCGACGAGGCGTCAGGCCGCACCCTCGCCCGCGCCCGGACAGGCTTTGCAATCATCAAGCTGTCGACCGGCCGGGCCTGCCGCATGCCGCAGGAATTCGCCGACGGCTATCCCATCATGTGGCCGTGCGACTGA
- a CDS encoding L,D-transpeptidase family protein: MRIDVRQRGPKPHHGVLTIGQLVLPCALGRNGIVVNGVEGDGATPAGSYPLRRILYRPDRRDHPDTELSCVPIGPRDGWCDAPGDPAYNRPVRLPYPASCEKLRRKDRLYDTIVVLGHNDDPVTPGLGSAIFMHVAREDFRPTLGCVALSPDDLNRVLALADRRSTITIHPPKG; the protein is encoded by the coding sequence ATGAGAATTGACGTTCGCCAGCGTGGCCCAAAGCCGCATCATGGTGTCCTGACCATCGGGCAGCTTGTGCTGCCCTGTGCGCTGGGACGCAACGGCATCGTCGTCAACGGCGTGGAAGGAGACGGGGCGACACCCGCAGGCAGCTACCCGCTGCGCCGCATCCTCTACCGCCCCGACAGGCGCGATCATCCGGATACGGAGTTATCCTGCGTCCCCATAGGCCCCCGCGATGGATGGTGCGATGCACCCGGTGATCCAGCCTATAATCGCCCGGTCCGGCTGCCCTATCCGGCAAGCTGCGAAAAGCTGCGCCGCAAGGACCGCCTTTATGACACCATCGTGGTGCTGGGTCACAATGATGACCCGGTCACCCCCGGTCTCGGCAGCGCAATTTTCATGCATGTGGCGCGCGAAGACTTCCGGCCGACGCTCGGCTGCGTGGCACTCAGCCCGGATGACCTCAATCGGGTTCTGGCCCTGGCAGATCGACGGAGCACCATCACCATTCACCCGCCGAAGGGGTAA
- a CDS encoding YggS family pyridoxal phosphate-dependent enzyme translates to MSTDPKTSAAGGLDIVRTQIAKAALRAGRSANDITLVAVSKTFPVEHIRPVLEAGQRVFGENRVQDAQQKWPTLRNDCPDAHVHLIGPLQSNKAKDAVALFDAIHSVDRPKIARVLAEEMDRQDRRPDVFLQINTGEEPQKAGMLPADADDFIQSCVEEHGLPVRGLMCIPPADENPALHFALLAKIAARNGLNGLSMGMSGDFETAIEQGATHVRVGSAIFGSRG, encoded by the coding sequence ATGAGCACCGATCCCAAGACGTCCGCCGCAGGCGGGCTGGACATTGTCCGTACACAAATCGCCAAGGCCGCATTGCGTGCCGGGCGGTCTGCGAACGATATTACGCTTGTGGCTGTCAGCAAAACCTTCCCGGTAGAGCACATTCGTCCGGTTCTGGAAGCAGGCCAGCGTGTGTTCGGCGAGAACCGGGTTCAGGACGCGCAGCAGAAATGGCCGACGCTCCGCAACGACTGTCCTGATGCCCACGTTCATCTGATCGGACCGCTTCAAAGCAACAAGGCCAAGGACGCGGTGGCGCTGTTTGACGCCATTCATTCGGTGGACCGGCCCAAGATCGCGCGCGTTCTTGCCGAAGAGATGGACCGGCAGGACCGGCGCCCGGATGTCTTCCTGCAGATCAATACCGGTGAAGAGCCACAGAAGGCCGGCATGCTTCCGGCGGACGCGGATGATTTCATCCAGTCCTGTGTCGAGGAGCATGGGCTCCCGGTGCGGGGCCTCATGTGCATTCCACCTGCGGATGAGAATCCGGCGCTACATTTCGCGCTTCTGGCAAAGATCGCGGCCCGGAACGGGCTGAACGGCCTGAGCATGGGCATGAGCGGAGACTTCGAGACAGCCATCGAGCAGGGCGCGACCCATGTGCGCGTCGGCAGTGCCATCTTTGGTTCCCGCGGCTGA
- a CDS encoding porin — translation MKKLLGTTALVAAAFATAPAMAADKIKMKVGGYFVGAIAAVFDADLGAGGATDERTIRFAREAEIHFKGSTTLDNGVEVGVKFELEGGDDQSGAGSPNAAATFDNLDEAYIWVEGAFGEFQFGDQDGVGDQMPIVAPSPFLEHFANDTDLDPIGGVFDGGINTVPDFSGDSTKIIYFTPRLAGFQAGLSFAPERSELSGDETYSDAISGDDTYENIFEAGLTWEYGFNGVDLGASFVYVTAEDNGIGVNDVDDWAVGASVGFAGFTVGGAYGEKESASSGNEEYKAWDIGVTYGTGPWTFGVEYAAADRDENNALLGVQEIDDTAIIGGVAYSLGGGANVSLGYKYGEGDANNREGSALFTEFGVKF, via the coding sequence ATGAAGAAGCTTCTTGGAACTACCGCCCTGGTGGCCGCCGCTTTCGCGACCGCGCCTGCCATGGCTGCTGATAAGATCAAGATGAAGGTCGGCGGTTACTTCGTCGGCGCCATCGCCGCTGTTTTCGATGCTGATCTGGGTGCCGGTGGCGCCACTGATGAGCGCACCATCCGCTTCGCCCGCGAAGCGGAAATCCACTTCAAGGGTTCCACGACCCTCGACAATGGCGTTGAAGTGGGTGTGAAGTTCGAGCTCGAAGGTGGCGACGACCAGTCAGGTGCTGGTTCACCCAATGCCGCTGCCACGTTCGATAACCTCGACGAAGCCTATATCTGGGTTGAAGGTGCGTTCGGTGAATTCCAGTTCGGTGACCAGGACGGTGTCGGCGACCAGATGCCGATCGTTGCTCCGTCTCCGTTCCTGGAGCACTTTGCCAACGACACCGATCTCGACCCGATCGGCGGCGTGTTCGACGGTGGCATCAACACCGTTCCGGATTTCTCCGGCGACTCGACGAAGATCATCTACTTCACCCCGCGTCTCGCTGGCTTCCAGGCCGGCCTGTCGTTCGCTCCGGAGCGTTCCGAGCTGTCGGGTGACGAGACCTACTCCGACGCCATCTCTGGCGACGACACCTACGAAAACATCTTCGAAGCCGGCCTGACCTGGGAATACGGCTTCAACGGTGTGGACCTCGGTGCCTCCTTCGTTTACGTGACCGCCGAAGACAATGGCATTGGCGTAAACGACGTTGACGACTGGGCCGTTGGTGCGTCTGTCGGCTTCGCCGGCTTCACCGTGGGCGGTGCCTACGGCGAGAAGGAATCCGCTTCCTCCGGTAACGAAGAGTACAAGGCCTGGGACATCGGCGTCACCTACGGCACCGGTCCGTGGACCTTCGGTGTTGAATACGCCGCTGCCGACCGTGACGAGAACAACGCTCTCCTCGGTGTGCAGGAAATCGACGACACCGCCATCATCGGTGGCGTGGCCTACTCCCTCGGCGGTGGTGCCAACGTGTCTCTCGGTTACAAGTACGGCGAAGGCGATGCCAACAACCGCGAAGGTTCGGCTCTCTTCACCGAATTCGGCGTGAAGTTCTAA
- the xth gene encoding exodeoxyribonuclease III: MPKSATLKVATWNINSVRLRINHVTRLLDEHAPDVLCLQETKCPDDLFPEKAIKAAGYEHIVKSGQKGYHGVAILSRVPLENASVKRFCGKEDCRHIQATAKGVEIHNFYVPAGGDEPDPEVNEKFAHKLQFLDEMADWFGKAKQKTTTPRVVVGDLNVAPLEHDVWSHKQLLKVVSHTPVEVERFEQVLAAHDWIDVPRLFTPADEKLFSWWSYRSKDWAASNRGRRLDHIWASQALDGAAKSVQTLTDARSWEKPSDHAPVIAEFAL; the protein is encoded by the coding sequence ATGCCCAAATCCGCCACCCTCAAGGTTGCCACCTGGAACATCAATTCCGTCCGCCTGCGGATCAATCACGTGACGCGGCTGCTGGACGAGCACGCACCCGACGTGCTGTGCCTGCAGGAAACCAAGTGCCCGGACGATCTCTTTCCCGAAAAGGCAATCAAGGCTGCGGGGTATGAGCACATCGTCAAGAGTGGCCAGAAGGGCTATCACGGCGTCGCCATCCTCTCCCGCGTGCCGCTGGAAAATGCCTCGGTGAAACGCTTCTGCGGCAAGGAGGATTGCCGCCACATCCAGGCAACAGCCAAGGGCGTGGAGATCCACAATTTCTACGTCCCCGCAGGCGGCGACGAGCCGGACCCTGAGGTGAACGAGAAGTTCGCCCACAAGCTCCAGTTCCTCGACGAGATGGCCGACTGGTTCGGCAAGGCGAAGCAGAAGACGACAACACCCCGCGTGGTGGTCGGCGATCTCAATGTCGCCCCGCTCGAGCACGATGTCTGGTCCCACAAGCAGCTGCTGAAGGTCGTCAGCCATACCCCGGTAGAAGTCGAGCGCTTTGAACAGGTGCTGGCCGCCCATGACTGGATCGACGTGCCCCGGCTCTTCACCCCGGCCGACGAGAAACTCTTCTCCTGGTGGAGCTACCGCTCGAAGGACTGGGCCGCCTCCAATCGCGGCCGCAGGCTGGACCATATCTGGGCAAGCCAGGCCCTGGACGGGGCGGCGAAGAGCGTTCAGACACTGACGGATGCGCGCAGCTGGGAAAAACCCTCTGACCACGCACCCGTCATTGCCGAATTCGCGCTGTAG
- a CDS encoding Crp/Fnr family transcriptional regulator, with amino-acid sequence MTDSISANGRPAALPLEELVAALARSPLFAAVELPQLRLLAFSAEERRYEAGVRIAGPDAVDAPAFLISAGRVRFDPARDGRQEAGPGALINAAGAMSHAPLTYTITAHVDVRLLLITPQLVARLIGEYPEMGRAMLRSLGQDLRGLARQLRAETASATSAAAGTALGAASNPQPGAGSR; translated from the coding sequence ATGACAGACAGCATCTCCGCCAACGGAAGGCCTGCCGCGCTGCCGCTCGAAGAGCTGGTGGCGGCGCTGGCCCGTTCGCCCCTTTTCGCGGCGGTTGAATTGCCGCAATTGCGGCTCCTGGCCTTCTCGGCAGAAGAACGCCGCTACGAGGCGGGCGTACGAATTGCCGGGCCTGATGCTGTGGATGCGCCGGCCTTTCTCATCAGCGCGGGCCGCGTGCGGTTCGACCCGGCCCGGGACGGGCGGCAGGAAGCCGGGCCCGGGGCTCTGATCAATGCGGCCGGGGCGATGAGCCACGCGCCGCTCACCTACACGATCACCGCCCATGTAGACGTCCGGCTGTTGCTGATCACCCCGCAGCTGGTTGCCCGGCTGATCGGCGAATACCCGGAAATGGGCCGCGCCATGCTGCGCTCCCTCGGACAGGATCTGCGCGGTCTTGCGCGGCAGTTGCGGGCTGAGACAGCTTCTGCGACGTCTGCGGCAGCGGGCACAGCTTTGGGCGCGGCGTCCAATCCGCAGCCCGGCGCAGGCAGCCGGTAG
- a CDS encoding PaaI family thioesterase: MASARETGEWPPNIKAIFKRPAPASAYLGLEVVDCDVEAGTVELAFNASDQLCNLWGGIHGGMVAAMMDDILAIAVGLTLEWGQISPTLEMKVSMLSVAKPGRLTGRGRVLRRGKSVVFVEGELLDAEGTLLAKGSSTCTLVTLKKKDDRAADKKAGNKAGKKDGAAETAA; the protein is encoded by the coding sequence ATGGCAAGCGCGCGTGAGACGGGAGAGTGGCCTCCCAACATCAAGGCGATCTTCAAGCGGCCAGCACCGGCGAGTGCCTATCTGGGGCTTGAGGTGGTGGACTGCGATGTGGAGGCCGGCACGGTCGAGCTTGCGTTCAATGCGTCCGACCAGCTCTGCAATCTGTGGGGCGGCATTCATGGCGGCATGGTGGCGGCGATGATGGACGACATCCTCGCCATCGCTGTCGGCCTGACGCTCGAATGGGGGCAGATTTCCCCGACGCTGGAAATGAAAGTGTCGATGCTGTCGGTCGCCAAGCCGGGGCGGCTTACGGGCCGCGGGCGTGTGCTGCGGCGGGGCAAGTCCGTCGTTTTTGTCGAGGGCGAATTGCTGGACGCGGAGGGCACGCTGCTCGCCAAGGGCTCCAGCACCTGCACGCTGGTGACGCTTAAGAAGAAAGACGACCGGGCGGCTGACAAGAAGGCGGGCAACAAGGCGGGCAAGAAGGATGGTGCGGCGGAGACCGCCGCCTGA